A part of Citrifermentans bremense genomic DNA contains:
- a CDS encoding ABC transporter substrate-binding protein codes for MKKGIFLTMMLMMAAPAAQAAEPAGRVIKIGMVNDQTGANKGSGRGMKVGVEAYFKAVNEKGGVNGRKLELVAVDDQMVTDKTIDGLLNLIEKQKVFAVVGSVGTSNCVASLPVVKEYKLPYINPRTGASELRKPVLKEVIHIRASYQQEVDKIVDQLVQQGAKRFSVFYQNDGLGTDILTSTENAVKRHGLSVVSKGSFERRTVAVTAGLASIMAGKPDAIIVGAVYQPGAEFIKLARKEGVTAHLASGSFAGGYNLVKAAGPAAEGIIMTQVVPELDDLSLPITKECREAIAKSPEDVGFNTVSMEGCMAAKSIVMALEKAGNPPTQAAFLDAYESMKGADMGGIKLSFSPGDHQGQDNVFLQVVKDSKLVSLKAK; via the coding sequence ATGAAGAAGGGGATTTTCCTGACCATGATGCTGATGATGGCCGCCCCGGCCGCGCAGGCCGCGGAACCCGCCGGGAGAGTGATCAAGATCGGCATGGTGAACGACCAGACCGGCGCCAACAAAGGGTCCGGACGTGGGATGAAGGTCGGCGTCGAGGCCTACTTCAAGGCCGTCAACGAGAAGGGTGGGGTCAACGGCAGGAAGCTCGAGCTGGTTGCCGTCGACGACCAGATGGTCACCGACAAGACCATCGACGGGCTCTTGAACCTGATCGAGAAGCAGAAGGTCTTCGCCGTGGTCGGCTCGGTGGGGACTTCCAACTGCGTCGCGAGCCTTCCCGTGGTCAAGGAGTACAAGCTCCCCTACATCAACCCGCGCACCGGCGCAAGCGAGCTGCGCAAGCCGGTGCTGAAAGAGGTGATCCATATCAGGGCGAGCTACCAGCAGGAGGTGGACAAGATCGTCGACCAGCTGGTGCAGCAGGGGGCCAAGCGCTTCTCGGTCTTCTACCAGAACGACGGCCTCGGCACCGACATCCTCACCTCCACCGAGAACGCGGTCAAGCGCCACGGCCTGAGCGTCGTCTCCAAGGGCTCCTTCGAAAGGAGGACCGTAGCGGTCACCGCGGGGCTTGCCAGCATCATGGCGGGGAAACCCGATGCCATCATCGTCGGGGCGGTGTACCAGCCGGGTGCGGAATTCATCAAGCTGGCCAGAAAGGAAGGGGTCACGGCGCATCTGGCCTCCGGCTCCTTCGCCGGCGGCTACAACCTGGTCAAGGCCGCCGGCCCAGCGGCAGAGGGGATCATCATGACCCAGGTGGTGCCGGAGCTGGACGACCTGTCTCTGCCCATCACCAAGGAATGCAGGGAGGCGATCGCGAAGAGCCCGGAGGATGTCGGGTTCAACACGGTGAGCATGGAAGGATGCATGGCCGCAAAATCTATCGTCATGGCGCTGGAGAAGGCAGGGAACCCGCCAACGCAGGCCGCATTCCTCGACGCCTACGAGAGCATGAAGGGGGCCGACATGGGGGGGATCAAGCTGAGCTTCTCCCCCGGCGACCACCAGGGGCAGGACAACGTGTTCCTGCAGGTGGTAAAGGACAGCAAGCTGGTCTCCCTGAAGGCGAAGTAG
- a CDS encoding response regulator — translation MKRRILLVEDNARLAGMLQTFLESLGHEVRSLADAEGALLLLGQEKIDLLVLDLKLGAMNGVELLQRVRRNPELKELPVIIMTGVFRGEGYARAAAKLGVKAYLEKPFGKEAFLEAVKGALAPPPVKRELFSMLLDLYHNGKSGVLQLGGGTRVVLLAGEPASFSSPRFVPFLVAEGHLLRSDLEKYPLSRPGKLPLCEAGLLSYDELQEQSRLFLSRILIEAVLQNQPPQFLPDLGAIEPPLTPLCLPRLLHQAAKQGSDRFAAGSFLEKAAPLYPLRTQQYYRLANLLGLGPEEIGILEQLGQGKKVREIFVPGGTARQAWFLDFLVRMGMVNLALEPGEDLDTGFPQKMLFNRPIEEVVEVEVQAMSFDDLVDEVSDSIDLAVGDTGMAAPLSASEIDFEQEVQRDYAAIQNKNYYEIFGLTQGNFSFASLKDSYFSKTRQYSPEKFMQLSGDTLSRAQDVLSHYANAYNTLSSVIAKERYDEMLNANVIGLAGRQDDALQARIQFQSGKVFLEMEDYNNAERALQDAYTLDAQDSQTSAYLAWSIYKNPANHGSQVALEKCRMLLSKSLQMGRSAEAFAFRGWMLLDEGRDGLAEGEFQKALKLNPQEQHALGGMRLIRERREAEKKGLFKRIFG, via the coding sequence GTGAAGCGGCGCATCCTTCTGGTCGAGGACAACGCCCGCTTGGCCGGGATGCTGCAAACCTTCCTCGAATCGCTCGGCCACGAGGTGCGCAGCTTGGCGGACGCCGAAGGTGCGCTTCTTCTCTTGGGCCAGGAAAAGATCGACCTGCTGGTCCTGGACCTGAAACTGGGCGCCATGAACGGGGTGGAACTGCTGCAGCGGGTGCGCAGGAACCCGGAGCTGAAGGAGCTCCCGGTGATCATCATGACCGGCGTCTTCCGCGGCGAGGGTTACGCCCGGGCAGCCGCCAAACTCGGGGTGAAGGCCTACCTGGAAAAACCTTTCGGAAAAGAGGCGTTTCTGGAGGCGGTAAAGGGAGCTCTCGCCCCGCCGCCTGTCAAAAGGGAGTTGTTCTCCATGCTTCTCGACCTCTACCATAACGGCAAAAGCGGCGTGCTCCAGCTGGGAGGGGGAACGCGCGTCGTCCTTCTCGCCGGCGAGCCCGCCTCGTTCTCCTCACCGCGGTTCGTCCCGTTCCTGGTGGCGGAGGGGCACCTTCTGCGCAGCGACCTGGAGAAATACCCTCTCAGCCGCCCGGGCAAGCTGCCGCTTTGCGAGGCTGGCCTTTTGAGCTACGACGAACTGCAGGAGCAATCGCGCCTGTTCCTCTCCCGGATCCTGATCGAGGCGGTGCTGCAGAACCAGCCACCGCAATTTCTCCCGGACCTTGGGGCCATCGAGCCCCCGCTCACCCCTCTTTGTTTGCCGCGCCTGCTCCACCAGGCGGCGAAGCAGGGGAGCGACCGTTTTGCCGCTGGCAGCTTCCTGGAAAAAGCCGCTCCCCTCTACCCCTTGAGAACGCAGCAGTACTACCGCCTGGCGAACCTGCTCGGGCTGGGCCCCGAGGAGATCGGGATACTGGAACAGTTGGGGCAGGGGAAAAAGGTCCGGGAGATTTTCGTCCCTGGGGGAACCGCGCGACAGGCATGGTTCCTCGACTTCCTGGTGCGCATGGGGATGGTCAACCTCGCCCTGGAACCGGGAGAGGACCTCGATACCGGTTTTCCCCAGAAGATGCTCTTCAACCGCCCGATCGAAGAAGTGGTCGAGGTCGAGGTCCAGGCCATGAGCTTCGACGACCTGGTGGACGAGGTTTCAGACTCCATCGACCTCGCTGTGGGCGACACCGGCATGGCCGCGCCGCTTTCGGCAAGCGAGATCGATTTCGAGCAGGAAGTCCAGCGCGATTACGCCGCCATCCAGAACAAAAACTACTACGAGATCTTCGGGCTCACCCAGGGGAACTTCAGCTTCGCGAGCCTGAAGGACTCCTACTTTTCGAAGACGCGCCAGTACTCACCGGAAAAGTTCATGCAGCTTTCCGGCGACACCCTCTCCCGCGCCCAGGACGTCCTTTCCCACTACGCCAACGCCTACAACACACTCTCCAGCGTCATCGCCAAGGAGCGCTACGACGAGATGCTGAACGCCAACGTGATCGGCCTCGCCGGGCGCCAGGACGACGCGCTCCAGGCGCGGATACAGTTCCAGTCCGGAAAGGTCTTCCTGGAGATGGAGGACTACAACAACGCCGAGCGCGCCCTGCAGGACGCCTACACCCTCGACGCCCAGGACTCCCAGACCAGCGCCTACCTCGCCTGGTCCATCTACAAGAACCCCGCCAACCACGGCTCCCAGGTCGCGCTGGAGAAGTGCCGCATGCTGCTCTCCAAGAGCCTGCAGATGGGGCGCAGCGCCGAGGCCTTCGCTTTCCGCGGCTGGATGCTCTTGGACGAAGGTAGGGACGGGCTCGCCGAGGGGGAATTCCAGAAGGCGCTCAAGCTGAACCCGCAGGAGCAGCATGCCCTTGGGGGGATGCGCCTGATCAGGGAGAGGCGCGAAGCCGAGAAGAAGGGGCTTTTCAAGAGGATCTTCGGCTAG
- the mltG gene encoding endolytic transglycosylase MltG: MLLVTVVLLPASRFALFLSLPAGDGRRAEIVELGKGRPLRAVAQELERRGILSSGRLFTLYARLMGGDSRVKAGFYLFDDGMRPGRILSMMLTGEIYQRLFALPQGYSSFQAAEMLEKRGIFTKEKFLAACRDGAMLSELGIQAPSAEGYLFPGSYNILPGKTEQEVVREMILRQQKYLKDEVRDRLKVRGLTENELLTLASMVEKEAVLPAEKPLIAAVFQNRLKLGMRLQSDPTALYGVRAFAGKVSRDDIMKQTPYNTYQIPALPPGPIGNPGKDAIEAVLDPPTVPYLYFVGRGDGSHQFSRDLASHNYAVNKYLKAPAAAQRGTR; encoded by the coding sequence GTGTTGCTTGTTACAGTCGTACTGCTGCCCGCCTCCCGTTTCGCCCTGTTCCTGTCCCTGCCGGCAGGCGACGGCAGACGGGCTGAAATCGTCGAACTCGGCAAGGGGCGCCCTCTGCGCGCCGTGGCGCAGGAGCTGGAGCGCCGTGGCATCCTTTCCAGCGGCCGGCTCTTCACGCTGTACGCCCGCCTCATGGGGGGGGACTCCCGTGTCAAGGCCGGGTTCTACCTTTTCGACGACGGGATGCGGCCGGGCCGGATCCTCTCCATGATGCTCACAGGGGAGATCTACCAGCGCCTCTTCGCGCTCCCGCAGGGGTATTCGAGCTTCCAGGCGGCCGAGATGCTGGAGAAACGCGGCATCTTCACGAAGGAAAAATTCCTAGCGGCCTGCCGCGACGGCGCGATGCTTTCCGAACTGGGCATTCAGGCTCCCAGCGCCGAGGGGTACCTCTTTCCCGGCAGCTACAACATCCTTCCCGGAAAAACGGAGCAGGAGGTGGTGCGCGAGATGATCCTGCGGCAGCAGAAGTACCTAAAGGACGAGGTGAGAGACCGTTTGAAGGTCCGCGGGCTTACGGAGAACGAACTTTTGACCCTTGCCTCCATGGTGGAAAAGGAAGCGGTACTGCCGGCGGAGAAGCCGCTGATCGCCGCCGTGTTCCAGAACCGGCTCAAGCTCGGGATGCGGCTGCAAAGCGACCCTACGGCACTTTACGGCGTGCGCGCCTTCGCCGGGAAGGTTTCCCGCGACGACATCATGAAGCAGACCCCATACAACACCTACCAGATACCCGCACTCCCCCCGGGCCCGATCGGCAACCCCGGCAAGGATGCCATCGAAGCCGTGCTGGACCCGCCCACCGTCCCCTACCTCTACTTCGTGGGTCGCGGCGACGGCAGCCATCAGTTCTCGCGGGATCTTGCTTCCCACAACTATGCGGTGAACAAGTACCTGAAGGCGCCGGCTGCGGCCCAGAGAGGGACCAGGTGA